The proteins below come from a single Tigriopus californicus strain San Diego chromosome 3, Tcal_SD_v2.1, whole genome shotgun sequence genomic window:
- the LOC131878127 gene encoding acidic mammalian chitinase-like: MKVLGLALAILAVFNMQECLTLKQSDKLVVCYFSSWAHYREDPGHFDVAWIDPTLCTHGIYAYADIDTATWSLMPVDPWYDLGPMDCGIGECNFDSYRRFTALASETFTPMLSVGGYTEGPQKFSDMARDPVKRQAFVDSSVDYLQRYGFKGLDIDWEFPGEDDKRNLDLLVGEMKAAFDLQGLTLSLAIFPEYDRVDLGYDIPFLSENADFLSIISYDYHSYYNGHEFTAHDAPMFRINDEEDITHPGYGYNVYDGVRYILQKGGDPTKLILGVPAYGNGFMLEDASNNGLYCPAVGAINPGPIMHSSGSWSFQEILKIQQDDALSYLPGATPKAWSIMRDDCQRVPFMVNGKYWIGYEDVQSVGLKAQMANDLNLGGVMVYSVDQDDYNGAYSDLSYPLLREINTQLASGNTFNPIDESCGSKPAPVCEI; encoded by the exons atgaaagtacttggcttggccttggccattttggccgTTTTTAACATGCAAGAGTGCTTAACACTCAAACAGTCTGACAAGCTCGTGGTTTGCTATTTTAGTAGCTGGGCCCATTACAG AGAGGATCCTGGTCATTTTGATGTGGCTTGGATTGATCCCACCTTGTGTACCCATGGGATCTACGCCTATGCTGATATCGACACTGCCACGTGGTCCTTGATGCCTGTGGATCCTTGGTATGATCTTGGACCCATGGATTGCGGCATTGGCGAGTGTAACTTTGACTCCTACCGACGATTCACCGCATTGGCTTCGGAGACGTTCACGCCCATGTTGTCTGTGGGTGGATATACTGAAGGTCCTCAAAAATTCTCTGACATGGCAAGGGATCCGGTCAAACGACAGGCTTTCGTCGACAGCTCCGTGGACTACCTTCAACGTTATGGGTTCAAGGGATTGGATATTGATTGGGAGTTCCCTGGAGAAGATGACAAGCGGAATTTGGATCTCTTGGTGGGCGAGATGAAGGCTGCTTTCGACCTTCAAGGTCTCACTCTTAGCTTGGCGATCTTTCCTGAATACGACCGAGTCGATTTGGGCTACGATATCCCATTCCTGTCAGAGAATGCTGATTTCCTCAGCATCATTTCCTATGATTATCATTCGTACTACAACGGCCATGA ATTTACGGCCCATGATGCCCCCATGTTCCGTATCAATGACGAAGAAGACATAACACACCCTGGATACGGGTACAATGTCTATGACGGTGTTCGATATATTCTGCAAAAGGGTGGTGACCCAACCAAACTGATTTTGGGCGTTCCTGCTTATGGCAATGGCTTCATGCTGGAAGATGCTTCCAATAACGGCCTTTATTGCCCTGCCGTCGGTGCGATCAACCCTGGCCCAATCATGCACTCCAGTGGCTCTTGGAGCTTCCAAGAGATCCTCAAGATTCAACAGGATGATGCCCTCTCTTACTTGCCCGGTGCCACTCCCAAGGCTTGGTCCATTATGCGAGATGATTGCCAACGGGTTCCATTTATGGTCAACGGCAAGTATTGGATTGGCTACGAGGATGTCCAATCCGTTGGTTTGAAAGCCCAAATGGCCAATGACTTGAATCTTGGCGGAGTAATGGTGTACTCCGTGGACCAGGATGATTATAATGGAGCTTATTCTGATTTGTCGTACCCACTCCTCAGAGAAATCAACACTCAACTGGCATCTGGGAAcaccttcaatcccattgaCGAGAGCTGTGGCAGCAAACCTGCTCCTGTttgtgaaatttga
- the LOC131877548 gene encoding uncharacterized protein LOC131877548 produces MSWRDFCTLLLLWSFFLAEAACNNSTSNETVTTVGTTASFENTTEEITTTLDPFVELCQSTQVAYEVGKCYCQLDPCLDAVFELEDLDWCPTCSIQPPTTTPLAPSTTTFDWATLFTSTANGTIDNTTLAWNNSTNNPSTTTSATTTTTSVQTTTTTTTTTVTTSGLYLNDSTTHFGPDNTTISNSTTVSETILSNDTRCSLVPLGIQLSDLSTYTGGLCCCAEYKGERIHVALNVSGGDLQYGKYWTKALEDRRHPITNDLLKRLNQELAVLAKYAFKEKLIGFRFHGIRRVNFLYVGVTFTVTLPQSRWDNDVLVKAVLRRTIGQYNNMTIDRGIFNFTYTGYTKTRYDEMSIQTRRILDSDFLPKKIATQGSLVEDGDNETDIALVIMVIFGTIVLLALVVYILFFSRSCFCKSWFT; encoded by the exons ATGTCATGGAGGGACTTTTGTACCCTGCTTTTATTGTGGAGCTTCTTCCTAGCCGAGGCAGCTTGCAACAATTCGACCTCCAACGAGACGGTAACAACGGTGGGAACAACCGCATCCTTTGAGAACACCACTGAAGAGATCACAACCACCTTGGATCCTTTTGTCGAACTGTGTCAGAGTACTCAG GTTGCTTACGAAGTGGGAAAGTGCTATTGCCAATTGGATCCATGTTTGGATGCGGTTTTTGAATTAGAAGATCTGGATTGGTGTCCCACGTGTTCCATCCAACCTCCAACCACAACACCCTTGGCCCCTTCGACCACCACATTTGATTGGGCCACGCTCTTTACATCAACTGCGAATGGTACCATTGACAACACTACTCTCGCATGGAACAACAGCACCAACAATCCATCAACAACGACGAGTGCAACCACAACTACCACTTCAGTACAAACGActacaaccacaaccacaaccacagtAACAACATCTGGCCTGTACTTGAACGATTCGACCACTCATTTTGGCCCTGATAATACCACAATTTCCAATAGTACCACAG TTTCAGAAACTATATTAAGTAACGACACCCGTTGCTCTTTGGTTCCACTTGGTATTCAGTTGAGCGATTTGTCCACTTATACTGGGGGCCTTTGCTGCTGTGCAGAGTACAAGGGTGAGAGGATACACGTGGCTTTGAATGTGTCAGGTGGCGACTTACAGTATGGCAAATATTGGACCAAAGCCCTGGAAGATCGGCGTCATCCGATCACAAACGATCTTTTGAAGAGACTTAACCAAGAATTGGCAGTGTTAGCTAAATatgccttcaaagaaaagctGATCGGTTTCAG ATTCCATGGGATTCGACGAGTGAACTTCCTCTACGTAGGCGTGACTTTCACTGTGACGCTGCCACAATCCCGTTGGGACAATGATGTCCTCGTGAAAGCCGTTTTGAGACGGACCATTGGCCAATACAATAATATGACCATTGACAGGGGGATTTTTAATTTCACCTACACGGGCTACACCAAAACCAGATACGATGAAATGTCGATTCAAACGAG GAGAATTTTGGACAGCGACTTCTTACCCAAGAAGATTGCCACCCAAGGTTCGTTGGTTGAGGATGGAGACAACGAAACCGACATTGCCCTCGTGATCATGGTTATCTTTGGCACAATCGTGCTCTTGGCTTTAGTGGTTTATATTCTCTTCTTCAGTCGATCTTGTTTCTGCAAATCTTGGTTTACTTAG